The Novosphingobium resinovorum nucleotide sequence AGGCCTGATCGGCGGCGGACCACTGCGGTACGCCCACCGTCTCGATATTGGCGTAGAGCGCCTCGGCCAGCGGCTTGTTGCCGTAGTTCGGCGCGGCGAAGCCCAGCACCTTGCGGCTGACCGTGGTGCCCGTGGCCAGCGCCGAAGCCTCGGAAATCTGGTTGCCGACTTCGTAGAGGTTGCGCAGCGAGGCGAAGTCCTTGTCGCGGAAGTAGTACCAGCTGCTCGCCTTGTCGGGCACCACGTTGGGCTGGCCGCCGCCGTTGGTGATGACGTCGTGCGAACGCTGCGTCAGCGGCAGATGCTCGCGCCGGAAGTTCCACATGACGTCCATCAGCTCCACGCCGTCGAGCGCGCTGCGGCCCTCCCACGGCATGCCCGCCGAGTGGGCGGTCTTGCCCTTCCACTCGTACTCGACGGAGATCATGCCCGTCAGGCCAAGATCACCCCAGCCGGTGCCGAACCCGGTGTTGACGTGCGCGAAGATCGAGGCGTCGACGTCCTTGAACATTCCCGCGCGCACATAGTACGCCTTGGTCGCCAGCAGTTCCTCGGCGACGCCGGGCCACAGCATCAAGCGGCCCTGCAACCCGTGCTTCGTCATCACCTGCTTGGCGGCAAGCGCGGCGGCGACCATCAGCGGCATGCCCGAGTTATGCCCCTCGCCATGCCCCGGCGCGCCCTCGGTTAGCGGCTTGACCTCCGCCACGCCGGGCACCTGCGAGACGCCAAGCAGCCCGTCGATATCGCTGCCCAGCGCGATCTTCGGCCCGCCGGTGCCCCATGTCGCGGTGAACGCGGTGGGGACACCGGCCACGCCGCGCACGATGGTGAAGCCGTTCTTCTCGAGGATACCGGCGAGGTACTCGCTGGTCTTCACCTCCTGAAAGCCGGGTTCGGCGAACGAGTAGATCTCGTCCACCATGACTTGGATCTGCTTGCGCTGCGCCTCGACGGCGGCGGCGACTTCCTGCTTGAGCGCCGGGTCGGCAGCCGCCTGCGCCGCTCCGGGAATGAGCGAGGCCGCAGCAAGGGCGGCGGCGATCAAGGTACGCAACCCGTACCCGCCAGGGCGCCGGTCGTCCCCCCCTCGCTCGTCATTGCGAGCGTAGCGAAGCAATCCAGAGCGGCGCGGCTCTGCCCTGGATTGCCGCGCGGCTTCGCCGCTCGCAATGACGGGGGTGGGGGAGGCAGAGGAATGTGTGTTGCTGCGCATCCCGATTACTCCGCCGGCTTCGTCAGGGTGGGGTACTTGACGCCCAGCTGGTCGAGGTAGGTCGGGTACTTCGCCGGGTTGTAGTAGTATTTCTCCATCATCGGCCGGTAGAGTTGCATGTTGCGCTCGTTCAGCCAGATCGCGGGCACGTCCTTGTCGGTCAGCACCGGCGCGTAGGTGTCGGTCTTCAGCTGGACGTCGGTGAAATAGGTCTTGGCGTCGGTGACCAGCTGCGGCGTCGTCAGGATGTCGAGCACGGTCATCGCTACCGCCTTGGCGCCCGCCTCGACGCCCTTGTGCGCGATCGGGGTGGCCATGGCGAAAGCCGAAGTGGAATTGTGGCCGATCATGTTGGGGATGTTCGAGGGGAAGCGGATGGTGATCGTCGGCACCGCCCACATGATGTCGCCGATATCGTCCGAGCCGCCACCGGTGGAGGGCTTGCGGTTCTCCGGCGTCGAGAGTTCGGCGACTTCCGACTTCAGCGGCTCGATCTTGCGGTCGTTGAAGGTCTGCGCGGCCTTGGCGAAAGCCTGGTCGTCGGGGCTCCACTGCGGCATGCCGACCGCCTTGATGTTGGCATAGGCAGCTTCGGCCAGCGGCTTGTTGCCGAAGTTGGGCGCGGCATAGCCCAGCGTCTGCTGGCTCACCGTAGTGCCGGTGGCGAGCGCGGCGGCCTTGGCGATGTCGTTGCCGGTCTCGTAGAGCTTGCGGATATCGGCGAAGGTCCGCTCGCGGAAGAAGTACCAGATGCTGGCCTTGTCCGGGACCACGTTGGGCTGGCCGCCGCCGTTGGTGATGATCATGTGCGAGCGCTGCGTCAGCGGCAGGTGCTCACGCCGGAAGTTCCACGCGACGTCCATGATCTCCACCGCGTCGAGCGCGCTGCGCCCCTCCCACGGCATGCCCGCCGAGTGCGCGGTCTTGCCCTTGAAGCTGTATTCGACCGAGACCATGCCGTTGTTCCCCATCTCGCCGTAGCCGGTCGAGAAATCGGAACTGACGTGGGTGAAGATCGAGGCGTCCACGTCCTTGAACAGCCCAGCCCGCACGTAATAGGCCTTGGTCGCCAGCAGCTCCTCGGCGACGCCGGGCCAGAGCATCAGGCGGCCTTCGAGGCCGTGCTTGGTCATCACCTTCTTCACCGCGATGGCCGCGGCGACCATCAGCGGCATGCCCGAGTTATGGCCCTCGCCATGCCCCGGCGCGCCTTCGACGATGGGCTTGAGATACGGCAGGCCGGGGGTCTGCGACACGCCGAGCACGTCGTCGATGTCGCTGCCCAGCGCGATCTTCGGCCCGCCCTTGCCCCAGGTGGCGGTGAAGGCGGTGGGAATGCCCGCCACCCCGCGCGTCACCGTGAAGCCGTTCTTTTCGAGGATGCCGGTGAGGTATTCGCTGGTCTTCACTTCCTGAAAGCCGGGTTCGGCGAAGCTGAAGATCTGGTCGACCATGACCTGGATCTGCTTGCGCTGCGCCTCGACTTCCTTGGCGACCTCGTCCTTGAGCGGCTGCGGCGCGGCGGCATGGGCAGGGGCGCCCATCATCGCGGTGGTGGCAAGGGCGGCGGCGAGCGCGGCGCGTTTGACGGTCTTCATGATCCGAAATCCTCTCTTAGAACTCGACCTTGGCGGAGACGCGGAAGGTGCGGCCGATCACGTCGTAGCGGCTGCGGTTGGTCTGGGCATAAGCGGGTACGTTGTTGCCGTCCGGACCGTTGCCGACGAGCACCGGGTCCTTGTTCAGCAGGTTGTTCACGATGAAGGTCAGGTGGCCGATGCCGTCGCCCATCGTCGGGAACTTGAAGTCCACCGAGGCGTCGAAGTAGACCGCGCCCTTGATCGAGTTGTCGTTGATCGTGCGGTACTGTGCGGTGCTGGCCGGGCAGTCGCCATCGCACTCGATCCAGTCGTTGCCGTAGACGCCGTCGGTGAAGCCCCGCGCCACCAGGTTCAGGCTGACCGGATCGATATCGTAGAACGCGCTGACGCGGTAGACCCAGTCGGGCGAGGCATACGTGCCGCCCGCCAGCACGCCCGCGTAGTCGATCGGGAAGCTGATGCCGTCGTCGACCACGTTCTCGATATAGTGCGTGGCCTGCCCGTGCAGGCGCAGGGTGCCGGGGCCCACCTGCGCGGTATAGCTGGCCTCGATGTCGAAGCCCTTGGTCTGCTGGCGGGCGAAGTTGATCGGGGTGAGGTCGATCGTGCTCAGCTGCCCGTTCACGAAGTGAATGTTCGGGCAGTAGGAGGTGATGTTCTGTTCATAGCACAGATCCACCGTCTGCTGCGCGGTGATCGATCCGATCGCGTCCTTGATCTTGATCTCGTAGTAGTCGAACGAAAGCGAGACGCCCGGCAGGAAGCTGGGCTCGAACACCGCGCCCAGCGTCCAGCTGTCCGCCACTTCGGGCTTGAGCGCACGGTTTCCGAAGGCATTCTGCACGAACTGCAGCGATCCGGTCTGAGGGGCATTCGCGCCCGTCGGGATGATCACCGAATTGGTACGCGCAGTGCCCGCAGCAAACAGTTCATCGAGGTTGGGCGCGCGGATGTCATGGCTCAGCGTGCCGCGGAAGCGCAGCGAGTCCAGCGCCTGCCAGTTGGCGCCGACCTTCCAGGTGCCGACCCAGCCCGACGTGGAATAATGCGTCCCACGCGCGGCGGCGTTGACGTTCATCCCGTCGAAGATCGGCACGTCGAGTTCGAGGAAACCCTCGGCCACGTCGTACTTGCCCTGGTTGACCCGGAAGTTGCCGTAGAGCCAGCCCGAGTTGAAGACCGGATCGACCGAACCGTTGATCTGCTCGCGCCGCCACTCGACGCCGGTAGCGAAGGCGATATCGCCGGCGGGAAGCGCGAAGGCCTTGCCCGAAATGGTGGCGGCGGCGACGTCCTGCTTGATCGTCTGGTGGCGCAGCGGCTGGTTGCCGTCGTTGTAGATGTAGTCGAGCGCCGCCTGCGAAGGGCCATTGGTGCCCAGCCGGTCGATCGGCACGCAGCCGTTGCCCGGATTAGTCAGGGTAGAGCGGCACACGATGTTGCCCGAACCGTCGAACACTGCATCCTGCGCCAGAGCCATGCGCGAGTTCATCCAGGTGTTGGTCAGCTCCTCGCGCGCCTTAGTGACGCCCTTCTGGTAGTAGACGTCCCAGTTCATGGGCTTGTCGAACAGGTCGAACTTGCCCTTGGCGCCGATTACGCCGCGATAGACCTGACGCCTGATGTTGCTCCCCGGGATCGGGAAGCCCGCGTTGGAGGTGCCCACCGTGATCGAGGACAGCCCTTGCGTCGCCATCTGCGCCGCGACGGTGGGGTACTGGCTGAGCAGGTAGGCATTGTCCGCCGCAATGGTCACCCCGGTGCTGGGAGTCTGCTGGTACGAGGACGCGCTGACCGAGCGGTTGTAGGAGAACTGCCCGAAGATCTCGATGTCGGGCGTGATCTCGAAGCCGACGCGCTGGAATGCGCTCAGGCGTTCATCGAGCGGAACGAGGGTGTTGGTGCCGACATGGCCGGCGAGTGTGGTCTGCCAGTCGCCGCCGATCATCCACGGGCTGGAGACGGTGCCATAGTTGAGCTGCCCGGTCTGCCCCTCGCCAAGGAAATAGGTGCCGCGCAGCGGGCCGCTGGTGATGAGGCCGCCCGAGGTGTAGCCCGCCGGACCGATGCCGCTGCCGACGAGGCGCTGCGGCTCGCCGTTGGTGGCGGTATAGGCGGGGTTGTTGATCTGGAAGTAGCCGGAATTGTTCCAGTCGCGGTCGATCCCCTCCTCGCGGTTCTGCTTGAAGTAGGAGACGTTGGTGAGCAGGTGCAGCCGGTCGTCCAGCAGCGAGAAGCCCGCGGTGCCGGTGAAGCGGTAGTTGAAGGCGTCGCCATAGGTCGAGATGCCGGTGTCGGCGCCGATCTTGAAGCCCTTGTAGCCGGTGTCGAGGATGAAGTTGACGACGCCGCCCACCGCGTCAGAACCATAGGCCGCCGAAGCGCCGCCGGTGATGACTTCCACCCGCTTCACCAGATCCTGCGGGATGGTGTTGATGTCCACCGTGCCGCCCACGGTCGAGGCGACCGAGCGCTGCCCGTCCACCAGCACCAGCGTGCGGCCGACGCCCAGCCCGCGCAGGCCGATCGAGTTGATGCCCGCACCCGCGTTCGAAAGCCCGCCTGATGCCGTGCCAGAAGTGCCCGAACCGGCGATGGCGGGCATCTGGTTCACGAAGTCGGAGATGTTCGCGGGGGCCTGCGCGGCGATGTCCGCTTCGCCCAGCACCGCGACCGGAGTCGGCGCGCTGTAGCCGTCGCCGACGATGCGCGAACCGGTGACGACGATGTCGTTGACCGGCTCCTCATCCGCAGGCGTCGGCGCGCCTTGCGCCATGGCCGGAGCGGCGAGCAGCAGCGGCACTGCCGCGCCTGCCAGCAGCAGGGCACGGACCGAACGCGCTGAAAAGCTTTCCATCATGCCTCGGCGCTGCGAGGATCGGCCCGAGGCCTGGACTACATTGCGCATCGCGAAAAACTCCCTGTGACCGAATCTCTCGCCACAGGCGCCCTCATCCCGATGGACGGGGAATGGACGTGGTTCCTCCAGGCACACGGATGTGCTCACCGCCCTCGCGGTGCCGCCGGCAAAGCGCTTGATGAAAGACCCGTATTCCCCGTTCCCGCCTACCCTTGCGGGAACCCCATCATCCGGCAGTGTCCGTCTTGGATTTCGGTTTGCCCCCGATCCGGATCGCTGCCTGATGCCGTCGATACTATCCGGAAGGGGGCGAATGATCCCAATAAAGTTGCGGCTATTTTGCCGATCGCTTGATGGATTTCAGCGTTAATATCGTGATCTACGCAAGATTGGTGCGGGTGCTCGGGAACCCGCGCATTTTCCCGAACCCGATCGCGCCGTGATTCGCGAAATGCAGCGCAGCATCGCCGATGCGGTAGGCGACTTGTGCAGGCGACCGAGCACTCGCGCATGATTTTCGCGGCTTTTTCATCCTCTGCGCAGGATTCCATCAACGACGCGCCATTCCACCCCGATAAGTTCGGGGAAGCTGCGCGAGGTTTGCGCTAGGCTTTGCTGCAACGGCGAGATGAGGGGTTCACGCGCTCGCCACCAGCTCCACAGGGGGAATACTCACGATGTCATTCGTCGCCCGCATGAAGCCCGTCCTCGCCGCGAGTTGCGCGTTTGCAGCTTGCATGACCGCTGTTCCGGCATGGGCCGCGCCCGCCCCAGTCTCCTCCTCGCCCGATGGTTCGCTGCTGCCGGTGCAGGTTGATGCCGCCAAGGGCAAGGTGCTGTTCACCCTGCCCGCCCCCGCCGCCGACGGCACCTCGGGCCGCTACCTGTTCACGCAGGCGATCAAGACCGGCCTCGGCTCCGCCGCGATCCGCATCGACCGGGGCATGCAGGGCGATACCAAGGTGCTCGCCTTCCGCCGCATGGGCGGCAAGGTGGCGGTCTTGTTCGAGAACCCGCGCTTCCGCGCCAGCGGCGATGCGGGCGTGCAGATGGGCGCAAAGGCCAGCTTCCCGTTCAGCACCGTTGCCATGCTCGACGTGGTGAGCGAAGCTGGAGGCGGCGTCACCGTCGACCTCACCCCGCTGCTGATGACCGACGCGATGGACCTGGCAGGCGCGATCGGCGAAAGCGCCAAGGGCTACAAGCTGTCGGAAAAGCTCAGCGCGCTCGATCCCGCCTCGGTGAAGGTCTTCCCGAAGAACGTCGAACTCGAAACGGTCCAGACCTTCACCGCCGACAGTGCGGGCCG carries:
- a CDS encoding peptidase dimerization domain-containing protein, translated to MRTLIAAALAAASLIPGAAQAAADPALKQEVAAAVEAQRKQIQVMVDEIYSFAEPGFQEVKTSEYLAGILEKNGFTIVRGVAGVPTAFTATWGTGGPKIALGSDIDGLLGVSQVPGVAEVKPLTEGAPGHGEGHNSGMPLMVAAALAAKQVMTKHGLQGRLMLWPGVAEELLATKAYYVRAGMFKDVDASIFAHVNTGFGTGWGDLGLTGMISVEYEWKGKTAHSAGMPWEGRSALDGVELMDVMWNFRREHLPLTQRSHDVITNGGGQPNVVPDKASSWYYFRDKDFASLRNLYEVGNQISEASALATGTTVSRKVLGFAAPNYGNKPLAEALYANIETVGVPQWSAADQAFAKAVQVKNHLKVAPLPDKVAPLSTPDLRGDASFGGSDDIGDVMWTVPTVTIGYPANIPNVIFHHATAAMAMATPIAHKGTVVGAKAVAMTILDLVTTPQIITEAKTWMKDVQLKDQKYDPLIAATDMPAIDRNARTMAQIRPAMQPSYYDPKKYDSYLQQLGIDYEASGRETSGAGS
- a CDS encoding amidohydrolase; translated protein: MKTVKRAALAAALATTAMMGAPAHAAAPQPLKDEVAKEVEAQRKQIQVMVDQIFSFAEPGFQEVKTSEYLTGILEKNGFTVTRGVAGIPTAFTATWGKGGPKIALGSDIDDVLGVSQTPGLPYLKPIVEGAPGHGEGHNSGMPLMVAAAIAVKKVMTKHGLEGRLMLWPGVAEELLATKAYYVRAGLFKDVDASIFTHVSSDFSTGYGEMGNNGMVSVEYSFKGKTAHSAGMPWEGRSALDAVEIMDVAWNFRREHLPLTQRSHMIITNGGGQPNVVPDKASIWYFFRERTFADIRKLYETGNDIAKAAALATGTTVSQQTLGYAAPNFGNKPLAEAAYANIKAVGMPQWSPDDQAFAKAAQTFNDRKIEPLKSEVAELSTPENRKPSTGGGSDDIGDIMWAVPTITIRFPSNIPNMIGHNSTSAFAMATPIAHKGVEAGAKAVAMTVLDILTTPQLVTDAKTYFTDVQLKTDTYAPVLTDKDVPAIWLNERNMQLYRPMMEKYYYNPAKYPTYLDQLGVKYPTLTKPAE
- a CDS encoding TonB-dependent receptor plug domain-containing protein, whose translation is MRNVVQASGRSSQRRGMMESFSARSVRALLLAGAAVPLLLAAPAMAQGAPTPADEEPVNDIVVTGSRIVGDGYSAPTPVAVLGEADIAAQAPANISDFVNQMPAIAGSGTSGTASGGLSNAGAGINSIGLRGLGVGRTLVLVDGQRSVASTVGGTVDINTIPQDLVKRVEVITGGASAAYGSDAVGGVVNFILDTGYKGFKIGADTGISTYGDAFNYRFTGTAGFSLLDDRLHLLTNVSYFKQNREEGIDRDWNNSGYFQINNPAYTATNGEPQRLVGSGIGPAGYTSGGLITSGPLRGTYFLGEGQTGQLNYGTVSSPWMIGGDWQTTLAGHVGTNTLVPLDERLSAFQRVGFEITPDIEIFGQFSYNRSVSASSYQQTPSTGVTIAADNAYLLSQYPTVAAQMATQGLSSITVGTSNAGFPIPGSNIRRQVYRGVIGAKGKFDLFDKPMNWDVYYQKGVTKAREELTNTWMNSRMALAQDAVFDGSGNIVCRSTLTNPGNGCVPIDRLGTNGPSQAALDYIYNDGNQPLRHQTIKQDVAAATISGKAFALPAGDIAFATGVEWRREQINGSVDPVFNSGWLYGNFRVNQGKYDVAEGFLELDVPIFDGMNVNAAARGTHYSTSGWVGTWKVGANWQALDSLRFRGTLSHDIRAPNLDELFAAGTARTNSVIIPTGANAPQTGSLQFVQNAFGNRALKPEVADSWTLGAVFEPSFLPGVSLSFDYYEIKIKDAIGSITAQQTVDLCYEQNITSYCPNIHFVNGQLSTIDLTPINFARQQTKGFDIEASYTAQVGPGTLRLHGQATHYIENVVDDGISFPIDYAGVLAGGTYASPDWVYRVSAFYDIDPVSLNLVARGFTDGVYGNDWIECDGDCPASTAQYRTINDNSIKGAVYFDASVDFKFPTMGDGIGHLTFIVNNLLNKDPVLVGNGPDGNNVPAYAQTNRSRYDVIGRTFRVSAKVEF